In Bosea sp. PAMC 26642, the DNA window AGGCCCGCGCGACACATCATGGCCGCAGCACCGAAGCCGAGATCCGACACATCATCGAGGCTGCGGTGAATCCGCCTGGCCGCATCAAGCTAGGTTCGCTGTTAGCGAAGATCGGGCAGGAAACTGGTGGTTTTGAAACAGATGGTCTTCGAGACAAAACGATTTCCGAGCCGGTGAGTTTCGAGTGATTCTGCTGGACACCAATGTGGTGTCGGAAGCCTCAAAGCCCGTCGGGCATCCAGACGTCAGGGCGTGGCTCGACGCCCAAATCGCCGAGACTTTGTATTTGTCGGCGATAACCGTTGCCGAGCTTTTGTTCGGCATTGCCATCTTGCCGGAAGGCCGCCGCAAGCGCGCGCTCGAAGACAATTTGCGTCGCGTCGTCTTGCCGGTCTTCGAGGGGCGTATACTGCATTTCGATGCTGCGGCAGCCGAAGCCTATGCGCGTATTCGCGCACACGGCAGGGCAACAGGCAAAGCCATCGAGACGGTCGATGGTTACATTGCAGCTATAGCAGAGGCTCACCAACTGACTGTGGCGACGCGCGACACCGGCCCGTTCATCGCAGCCGGCCTGACGGTTATCGACCCCTGGACGGCATAGGCCCGGGCGACGGCCTATTCTCGCTTCCGGCTTACGCCTGCGCCAGCCTGGCGAAGACGGATGGTGTCGCGCGTCTGTGCCAGGCCGCGATGACCCGTTCGGCGTTCTCATCCGCCGGGCTCACGCCGTCGACCTCGAGATCATAGCGGCAATAGCTGTGAATTCGGTGGAAATCGCGCCGCGCATCGCCGATCGGCCGGTCACCGCGCGCAAGCTCGCGCCGCTCCAACTCGACCAGATCGCACTGCACGCCGACGAAGAACACATCCTGCCCCGACAGGATGCCGACGAGCCGGTGCAGCCAGGCTTCGCTTTCCATGATGTGCTCGACGATCAGGCTGTTGCCGGCCCGAAGATAGGCCAGCAGCGACTCCTCGAACCCGATGAAGAACGGCTCGCGCATCGCACGCCAGTCGAACTCGCCGCTCTTGATGCGAGCCGAGGGCAACACGCCGGAATCGCGGAGATGATCGATCGAAATATGCCAGAACGGCTGGTCGATCCGCGCCTGAATCGCTTTGGCGAGGGACGACTTGCCGCTCGACGAGGCTCCGTTGAGCAGGATCATTTTTCCGACCGGCGGCGAAAAGTCAGCCATCATGCGATCTCTGAAGCCCCTGCCACGACGGCTACACTCCTGACATGACGAAACGCCTCGCGCATCCTACATGCGTGCCATGACTCGCGAACGGCCCGACGACATTCCCGAAGACGACATCGAGGACGAGGAGGACACCCTCCTCAGCCCCCCGCTCGATCTCGGCGAGGCCGCGCCGGGCGCGTTGAAGCACGGCATCGAGGTTATCGCCGGCTTCGCGAAGCACCTGCCGAACAAGCCCGGCGTCTACCGCATGTTCGATCGCGCGGGCGAGGTGCTCTATGTCGGCAAGGCCAAGAACCTGAAGAACCGGGTAACGGCCTATGCGCGCGGCATGGCCCATACCAATGCGGTCGCGCGCATGATCGCCGAGACGGCGAATATGGAGTTCGTCACCACCGGCACCGAGACCGAGGCTCTGCTGCTCGAATCCAACCTGATCAAGCAGCTCAGGCCGCGCTACAACGTGCTGCTGCGCGACGACAAGAGCTTCCCCTACATCCTGCTGACCGGCGATCACGAGGCGCCGCAGATCGCGAAACATCGCGGTTCGCGGCAACGCAAGGGCGACTATTACGGCCCCTTCGCCTCGGTCTGGGCGGTGAAGCGCACCATCGACGCGTTGCAGAAGGCGTTTTTGCTGCGCTCCTGCACCGACTCGTTCTACGAGAACCGCACGCGACCCTGCCTGCTCTTCCAGATCAAGCGCTGCGCCGGCCCCTGCACCGGCGAAATCTCAATCCCCGACTATCAGGGCTTGGTCGGCCAGGCGCGCGACTTCCTGGCCGGCCGCTCCTCAGATGTGAAGCGGACGCTGTCGGCCCGGATGCAGGCGGCGGCCGAGGAACTCGAATTCGAGAAGGCGGCGCGTTATCGCGACCGGTTGGCAGCGCTGTCGGCCGTAGCGGCCGGGCAGGACATCAACACGCAAGGGGTCGAGGAGGCCGACGTCTTCGCCATCGACGAGCAGGCCGGGCAGTTCTGCGTCGAGATCTTCTTTTTCCGCAATCACCAGAACTGGGGCAACCGGGCGCTGTTTCCCCGCGCCGACCGCTCGCTGACGCCGGCCGAGGTGCTCGCCTCGGTGGTGACGCAATTCTACGACGACAAGCCGCCGCCCCGCCTCGTGCTGCTTTCGCATCCGGTCGAGGAGATCGAGCTGATCGCCGCCGCCCTATCAGCCCGCGCCGGCCGCAAGGTCGAGGTCGCCAACCCCAAGCGCGGCGAGCGCCACGATCTGATGTCGCACGCCCTGCGCAACGCCCGCGAGGCGCTCTCGCGAAAGCTCGCCGACAATGCCGGGCAGCAATCGCTGCTGGCGGCGCTGGGCGCGGCCTTCGGCGTCGCGCGCGCCCCGCGCCGCGTCGAGGTCTACGACAACTCGCACATCATGGGCACCAATGCGGTGGGCGGCATGGTCGTGGCCGGCAAGGACGGTTTCATGAAGAGCCATTACCGCACCTTCAACATCTCGACCGACACCATCGCCGGCGATGATTTCGGCATGATGCGCGAGGTGCTGCAGCGGCGGTTTGCAAGGCTGGCAAAGGAGAACGGCAGCATCACGCCTCTCCCGCCGAGCCCTCATCCTGACGAGGCCGCGCAAGCGGCCGTCTCGAAGGATGCTCCAGAGGGCGCTGGAGCCTCGACCGGTCCCCTTCCCCCCGCTTGCGGTGGGGAAGGGTTAGGGATGGGGGGGCGTGCAGAAAATGGCGAAACCGATCGTCTCGGCGACTCTCCCCCCCACCCAACCCTCCCCACCGCAAGCGGGGGGAGGGCTAGCGTTGAGCCGCATCTTGCAACCGACGAGCCCGACGACGCCGCCTTCCCCTCCCGCCCCGACCTCGTCATCGTCGATGGCGGCAAGGGCCAGTTCGAGGCGGCGCGAAAGATCATGGCCGAATGCGGCGCAAGCGACATCCCCCTCGTCGCCATCGCCAAGGGCGTCGACCGCAACGCCATGCGCGAGACCTTCCACATGGCCGGCCGCGAACCGTTCAAGCTGCAGCCGCGCGATCCGGCGCTCTATTTCATCCAGCGCCTGCGCGACGAGGCCCACCGCTTCGCCATCGGCACCCATCGGGCAAGGCGCAAGAAGGACACGATGAAGAACCCGCTCGACGAAATTCCCGGCATCGGCCCGTCGCGAAAGCGCGCGCTGCTGCTGCATTTCGGGACCGTAAAGGCGATCCAGCGCGCAAAACTCGACGACCTGATGGATACGCCCGGCGTCAACGCCGCGACGGCAAAGGCCGTGCACGCGTTTTTCCATGAGGGGTGAGCGCGTCCGACGCATGCCCGTATTTGCGGCTGTCGTGGCTTTGCGTGTTGACGCTGTAGCGGCCACGCTGTTTGGGTGGTCGGCGTGACGATATTTCCAGACGCCATCCGGCGACGTGGCCCATGGTCGCTGCCGAACCTCCTGACCTACGGCCGCATCCTCGCGATTCCGGCCGTGGTCGGCCTGTTGTTCTGGCCTCGCGACGACTGGGTGCGCTGGATCGCGCTCGGCGTCTATGTCCTCGCCGCCGTTACCGACTACCTCGATGGCTGGATCGCCCGCGCCTGGAGCCAGCAATCGGCAATCGGCCGGATGCTCGATCCGATCGCCGACAAGCTGCTGGTCTGCGCCCTGCTGCTGATGCTGGTCCATACCGAAACCATCAAGGGCTGGGCGATCTGGGCGGCCATCGTCATCCTCTGTCGCGAAATCCTGGTCTCGGGCCTGCGCGAGTTCCTCGCCGAACTCAAGGTGAGCGTGCCAGTCAGCAAGGTCGCGAAATGGAAGACGACGGCGCAACTGCTCGCGCTCGGCTTCCTCGTGGCCGGACCGGCGGGCGACAAGGTCCTGCCCCACAACACGCTGATCGGCATCGTCATGCTCTGGGTCGCCGCCGTCCTGACCATCTATACCGGCTGGGATTATCTCAACGCCGGCATCCGCCATCTCGTTGACGAGGACGAGCGCGCGCCATGACCGACACGATCGCGACGACGCAGACGCTCAAGCTGGTCTATTTCGCCTGGGTGCGCGAGCGCGTCGGGCTGGCCGATGAGACCGTCACGCCCCCGCCCGGCACCACCACCATCGCCGATCTGGTGCGCTGGCTGAAGAGCCGCGACGAAGGCTATCAGGCCGCTTTCGACAACGAGGCGATCGTGCGCGCCGCGATCGACCACCGCCATGTGAAACCGATGGCCAGCATCGCCGGAGCCCGCGAGATCGCCTTCTTCCCGCCAATGACGGGGGGGTGATGACCCCAGCGATGTCATTCCGGGGCCGCGCACAGCGCGGAACCCGGAACCCACGACAGGGTGAGCGATGGACATACTTGCTTTGCCGTCGCACTCGGTCGTGGGTTCCGGGTTCGCGCCTGCGGCACGCCCCGGAATGACGCTGTGGTCATGACCCCGATCATCCGCATCCAGCGCGAGGATTTCGACCTCGCCGCCGAGGTCGCCGCGCTGACCGCCGGCCGCGCCGATATCGGTGCCGTGGTCACCTTCGCCGGGCTCTGCCGCGACGAGGGCGGCACCTTGCGTGCGCTAGAACTGGAGCATTATCCTGGCATGGCCGAGGCCGAGATCGGCCTCGTCGCAGAGGAGGCGGCCGCGCGCTGGCCGCTGTCGGGGCTGGTCGCAATCCACCGCTACGGATTGGTCGCTCCCGGCGAGCAGATCGTGCTGGTCGTCACAACGTCCGCCCATCGCCGCGCCGCCTTCGAGGCCGCCGAATTCCTGATGGACTACCTCAAGACTCGCGCCCCGTTCTGGAAGCGCGAGCAC includes these proteins:
- a CDS encoding chloramphenicol phosphotransferase CPT family protein, with the protein product MADFSPPVGKMILLNGASSSGKSSLAKAIQARIDQPFWHISIDHLRDSGVLPSARIKSGEFDWRAMREPFFIGFEESLLAYLRAGNSLIVEHIMESEAWLHRLVGILSGQDVFFVGVQCDLVELERRELARGDRPIGDARRDFHRIHSYCRYDLEVDGVSPADENAERVIAAWHRRATPSVFARLAQA
- a CDS encoding molybdenum cofactor biosynthesis protein MoaE, coding for MTPIIRIQREDFDLAAEVAALTAGRADIGAVVTFAGLCRDEGGTLRALELEHYPGMAEAEIGLVAEEAAARWPLSGLVAIHRYGLVAPGEQIVLVVTTSAHRRAAFEAAEFLMDYLKTRAPFWKREHLTDGTTGGWVEAKADDDAAAGRW
- a CDS encoding FitA-like ribbon-helix-helix domain-containing protein, translated to MASVTVRKISDETHRALKARATHHGRSTEAEIRHIIEAAVNPPGRIKLGSLLAKIGQETGGFETDGLRDKTISEPVSFE
- the uvrC gene encoding excinuclease ABC subunit UvrC, with the translated sequence MTRERPDDIPEDDIEDEEDTLLSPPLDLGEAAPGALKHGIEVIAGFAKHLPNKPGVYRMFDRAGEVLYVGKAKNLKNRVTAYARGMAHTNAVARMIAETANMEFVTTGTETEALLLESNLIKQLRPRYNVLLRDDKSFPYILLTGDHEAPQIAKHRGSRQRKGDYYGPFASVWAVKRTIDALQKAFLLRSCTDSFYENRTRPCLLFQIKRCAGPCTGEISIPDYQGLVGQARDFLAGRSSDVKRTLSARMQAAAEELEFEKAARYRDRLAALSAVAAGQDINTQGVEEADVFAIDEQAGQFCVEIFFFRNHQNWGNRALFPRADRSLTPAEVLASVVTQFYDDKPPPRLVLLSHPVEEIELIAAALSARAGRKVEVANPKRGERHDLMSHALRNAREALSRKLADNAGQQSLLAALGAAFGVARAPRRVEVYDNSHIMGTNAVGGMVVAGKDGFMKSHYRTFNISTDTIAGDDFGMMREVLQRRFARLAKENGSITPLPPSPHPDEAAQAAVSKDAPEGAGASTGPLPPACGGEGLGMGGRAENGETDRLGDSPPHPTLPTASGGRASVEPHLATDEPDDAAFPSRPDLVIVDGGKGQFEAARKIMAECGASDIPLVAIAKGVDRNAMRETFHMAGREPFKLQPRDPALYFIQRLRDEAHRFAIGTHRARRKKDTMKNPLDEIPGIGPSRKRALLLHFGTVKAIQRAKLDDLMDTPGVNAATAKAVHAFFHEG
- a CDS encoding type II toxin-antitoxin system VapC family toxin produces the protein MILLDTNVVSEASKPVGHPDVRAWLDAQIAETLYLSAITVAELLFGIAILPEGRRKRALEDNLRRVVLPVFEGRILHFDAAAAEAYARIRAHGRATGKAIETVDGYIAAIAEAHQLTVATRDTGPFIAAGLTVIDPWTA
- the pgsA gene encoding CDP-diacylglycerol--glycerol-3-phosphate 3-phosphatidyltransferase yields the protein MTIFPDAIRRRGPWSLPNLLTYGRILAIPAVVGLLFWPRDDWVRWIALGVYVLAAVTDYLDGWIARAWSQQSAIGRMLDPIADKLLVCALLLMLVHTETIKGWAIWAAIVILCREILVSGLREFLAELKVSVPVSKVAKWKTTAQLLALGFLVAGPAGDKVLPHNTLIGIVMLWVAAVLTIYTGWDYLNAGIRHLVDEDERAP
- the moaD gene encoding molybdopterin converting factor subunit 1 encodes the protein MTDTIATTQTLKLVYFAWVRERVGLADETVTPPPGTTTIADLVRWLKSRDEGYQAAFDNEAIVRAAIDHRHVKPMASIAGAREIAFFPPMTGG